The genomic interval CTGGTGTCCCGGACATGCTCctgatacacagacatatgtggaagcaaaatttttaaaaaatctctctctctctctctctctctctctctctctctctctctctctctctctctctgtatgtatgtgtgtgtgtgtgtgtgtgtgtgtgtgtgtgtgtgtgtgtgcgcgtgcacatgaAACTGTGTCCTGTGGTGCTCTGGTGAACACCAGacaacaacttgcaggagtccatTTTCCCATCCATCATGTGCaccctgggtttgaactcaggcccccAGGCTTGGAAGGAGGCACCTCCCTGTTTTCTGACTATGGGGTTCTTAAGATCCCTGGAAGCTCTTAGGTGGGGAACCTCTGGTAGTATTAAAAGAATGTCATCACCTCACCACTCAGAGGTGCTCTGAACCTGAATAGAGAGGAAGTGTCGAGTGCATTCTGGGGTACAAACCACGTGCCAGGCACTGTTGGTCTAGTTCTGAGGGTGAGATCAGGGGTTGGAAACCACAGCTGCTCCCCACATGCAGTAGGCCTTCCCCTGCCTGATTTCCCACGAGAGAGTTTAATTCACCAATCCAGCACAGTGAGAGACTAACAACTGCAAAGACAGGATTCTCACTGAATTCTGCCATCTAAACTAAGAAATACTGTCACTGGATCCCTCAGATACTACCACCGTGAGAATATGCCTGACTCGGCCCTAAGTGACTGGGAGGTGTGTAGTATGCCCTGGAATGGATGCCCTGGAGCCGGTGAGGACTCATGTACTGGGTGGAAGGCCGCAGAGTGACAGGGGTTTTCAAACATGAGAAACAGAACATGGAAATTCTCACAGCACCAGCTGATTGCttctggcattaaaaaaaaattctgtttgttttgtttttgatttttgagacctggtttctctgggtaacagtcctaactgtcctggaCCATGTTTAGTAGACAAGGTTATGCTgtaactcatggagatccaccagcttctgcctcccaatgctgggattaaagacatgcaccatcaatGCCACCTGGCTGCTTCTGGCATTAAAACTTGATGTTTTCAGATCAGGGTTAATAGTTGAATAAGTGCATCAAGGGACGGAGAATAGCCaatgaataaatacatcaaaaataaatgtaaagtcaGTAGGGGATACAGTCCAGAGCATTCCCACACTGAGAAAAGAAATCACAATCCTAGAGCCAGCAAAGGGCCTGAGAAGTAGGAGTGTGTGGAGGATGAGGCTGGACGAGAGCAGACTCGAGAGTAAGAAATGGTTCACTTTGTCAAGGGCCTGCTAGGGACAAGGGAGATTGGTGAGCTTGGTTGTAAATTTTACCCCCGAAACATCCAGGTGGTTATGTGAGGAGGAGGATATATGCCCAGGCTATGTGTAGGTGAGGATGTAGGCACAGACTATGTATAGATGAGGATTACAAAATGGTAAGTGTAGGTGAGTGTGTAAGCTATGGTTATGTATAGGTGAAGATGTAGGTACTGGCTAAGTGTAGGTGAGGACATAGACCCTATTAAGAATgccatgatgattttttttttaccaatataTAAACAATTTCCCCACAGAGAGCATATGAGAGTAAAGAAAGACAATCATTGTGCATTGAAATCATTTAATGTCTATTTGTAGTTTTACATAATGTGATTAATTTTGCTGATACAAGCTCATCTGTCTCAGAGTTAGGTGATATGCATGAAGCTACTTTAAGAAAGTTAAGGGCTAGCATAGAGACCAATCTGTCCTGAATACCTCATGATCAGCTAGAGGTATGGATCATTCCCTCAAGGGTTAACACAGACTGACATGAGTTGAGAATTTACTTGCAAGGAGTATAAATGGGCCAGCtctaagaaaatacttttttgaAAGGTCACACATTTCATGGCAAATTTCTGAGTTGAAGCACTCTCAGTTGTATCCACTCTGAATTATGTTCCCTTAAAATCCCACCTTGCCCCACACAGTGGCTCTTCTTCACTGTCTGTGTGCTGAGCCCACACAAGGCCTGGGAGCTAACACAGCTGTCATTTTACCCAAGATCTACTGTCTCCTTACATATTTGTTGTATGTCTATCCAACAGTGGGGAGATGAAGACTAATTCCaatgaaacttaatgtgaattaCTTCATAGGTGAAGAGTTGATGTACAGAGACGTGTGTGACACTCAATGCTAGATCACTGTCACCAGCATCTGCTGCCTTGGCTAATAGAATAATGGAGGCTTTCCATACAACAGTGACCACATTAGTCAGCATTAAGCCTCTTAGGAAACAGTCTCCATGTTGCTCCTGTTTCTGATAAAAGCCTGCTTGTCTAAAGGGGAAACCAAGGAAATGTGACCTTTCCCATAACTACTTCTATAGTGGGAAAGAGACAGAGTGAGCTGAGGTGGAGGCACACAGTGGTTAGACTCCACAATTTTTAATGTACTCGGAGACATCTTTGTTTTGACAGTGTCTTGTCCAAGCTGACCTGTGGAGGAGAGTGAGACGGGGGAAATGGTTAGAattctgtcctctgtcacacacaTTCTCAAACCTGTGAAGGAAATAGTGTAACAGTGACACTAATGGAGTTTGTGTTCTGGGCCAAGATCTAGTGTGAAACCCAGGCTACAGCTGCACCCAGAAGCTGCTACTGACTGGTGGAGCTGTGTCTACAAGGCTGTTTGATCCTCTCCAAACCCTGGGCAGAGCACTGCATGCTCAATGTCACTGTGACATCATGGGCACAGAACTGTTAACTGATGAAACAAATAGTCAGGCGGCCTAACATGGAAGCAGTTGTGTGTGGGAATTCTCAGAATCTGAAGAAATTCTCTAAACCTAATGATGGAGTGAAAGGCCCCAGCTGTACCCACAGTGCTCAGAATAACACTTGGGTCTTAGAAAGACTCACCACACTTATCAACAGAACCAGCAGTTCCCATTCCAGAGTTCCAACATaccatattttcatgttttctggACTCTTCACAACTGTCTTTGCACATTGTATGGCTTGAGTGATGTCATCCAGGAGCAAAGCTGAAAGACAGGCGTGAGGAAGGACAAGGACTGTTACAGAAGCCATTTTCAGTTCAGATCCAGCCAGTTTTCTTCTGTGACGTTGAGCAGTGCATGCAGGAAATTATTTTGCAAGTGTCCCTGCATCTGTGATTATTGCAGACAGCCTCTCTTGATTCTATGCAGGTGACCTGGTGTAAgtgattttatttctcatttataaagTCCCTGGGGGCTTGGGATTTACTTGAGTGTAGAGTGTTCTTAGGATTCTAACACTGATAAAAAGTAAAGAACACACTGAAGTCATGAGGGGTCACtggaggctgtgggactgtcagCTACCTCGAGGGAAGTTCCACTTTGTTCTCACTCTgggaaatagaacaagccagaaCTGTCACCGATGTCTACCAGTGGAATTTATTCTAAAGTAAAACAggtgctggacagatggctcagtggctaagagctctggatgctcttccaaaggacttgattcccagcacccacattacagctctcaactgtctgtaactccagttccagatgaaaccctcttctggcttccacaggtagaagacatgcatgtggtacctCCCTGCAGGTagaatacccacacacataaagataaatgaatactttaagaaagaaaacaatgcacAAGCCTTGTGTGAATAAATTTCTTCCTGGAAATTTATATTCGGTAACATGGAAGCAGCCAGGTGCTTTAAATCTCAAGATTTAAGAGTGGTATTTTCAACATACAGAGTATTGTTACTATAATTTTATATACTCTTTAAAATGAGAATTCAGGTAACTTCATTACTGTTGATGTAGTTTTGAGTAATAACCATATAATGAAGATGTGCAAGTATAATTTAATTTGTGTAATAAATGTAAAATCTGTACTTTTTATGGGAGTACATATGTGGATGATAAAACTTTACATGGACCTTCAGCCTAGATTTACAGTCTAGAAGAGTATTTTCCTAAGTTTCCAGTTACATCAACTCCCTGAGCACTCAAACTGGGAGTCATGTTCCTCTTTGCTTGTAGTTTCTAATACCTTTCAATAACTGCAGATGGGTGTTCACAATGGATTTAAAGATAGGCTAAGCAGGCTACAAAGAGTGTTCCACCATCTTTTTTCTCCTGAAAAAATTTCACCACCAAATTTAACAAAGTAGAAATTAATAGCTCACTGTTTAGAGTGCTTGACAAAAATGTAGCaagtcttgggttcaattcccacactGGAAAAATAGAACACCATTGACCAATTTAATTCATGCACTAAAAATTACATATTACTTCTCTCACCGGGTGAACACAAGTTCTCCCATCCCAGACCACAATCCTGATGTtaaccttgtttgtttgtttcttgttaaaaataagtttcatCTCAAATACACGAATCTGTGTTATTTTGTTAGATCAGATAATTTCAATCTAAGAATTAGATCATTTGGACATGCAAGCAAAGGAGTTTAACAACAGAACTTGGTCTTAGTAACTCACTCTAAAACCCCTCCACACAAAAAGCACATTGTAGGCGGAAGTTTCTGTTCCACCAACAACTCCCAAACACCCAGCAGtcgcttcccaaattaccacacagaagattatattaattataaatgctcagtcattagctcaggcttattactgactagatcTTATACTTAACgaaatccataattcttatctatgtttagccacgtggcttggtaccttttctcagttctgccttgacatcttgctttctctgtattctgctggtgactcctgactctgcccttcctcttcccagaattctcctaatctgttcaccccacctatacttcctgcctggctatgggccaatcaacattttattaaaccaattccagtgacaaatctttacagtgtacatgAGCATTATCCCAAAGCAGTACATCAGTACATACATATAGAAATCAGTTGGACTAAGTGGCAGTTGTTTAATGGTACCTTGTCATATAGATTTTACTATAGGAACATGTTCATTTGTATATGTTAGAAATCTTCGTAATAAAATTCATTCAGTCATAAATGACCCTATGGCAATTTCCAGAACTACTCTTAAGTAAGCAGCTAGAATGGAAATCTCCAGGACAAAACACCAATAAGCCCACTTACCAATAATTAGTATATATTCCAGAAATTTTCATATGTTATAAAATGACAACTTgtcaaaaatgtttattttttttatttcaattatggGTCTGTATATGGGTGAGTGCATGTGAGTATAGGTTAAAAAGATCCCACAAAGTTGTAATGACACCAGCTCTTTACTTcctattttctattaatttaacgttagtgtctgtgtgtgctggtcTGTGCACCAGGGAACCTgcacagatatgtgtgtgtgtgtagaagtcacAGGACACCCTGGGAGTTGTTCCCTAGAAGCAGTCCACATTGTTTCTGATGCAGGGTCTGCCATCGGAACTGGCTTACAGATCAGCCTatctgattggccagtgagccccatggATCTGCTGTCTcagactccccagtgctggtctTACAAATGCGTGTCACCAAACtcagctgttatgtgggtgctgagggtcAAACCTTGGCATTGGGGACTTTCTGTCTGAGCTACCTGGCCAgcctctgtttattttgtttattcatttaggATTTTGGAGGTGGAACCAGGGGCCCTCTGATTGGTAGGCAGGGCATTCTATTGCCAAGCCATGCTCGAAGCCTGATGTCTTCCTTGGCTAACGTTGATGTGAATAGCAATGACTTTCTAACAGTCCAGTCTCCCCAGGTTCCTcatgcttccttcagtgatgtctCCTGCACAGAGTCTCTGCTCTTGCACATGAGAGCAGGTGGGTTGTTGGCTATCCCTCTGAGCCCACCTTGTCTTACCGCTGCAGGGGATCCCACACTGATTCCGCATTTTTGGCATTTTGCCATCATCACACGCGAATTTGCTACTGAACTGAAATATCCCATAGACAGTGTCTCGGCCTCCAAAGTTCTTTGTAAGCAGTGTGTTTAAGTGACTTTCATGCTGAGCCATACATAcccctaaaaagaaaaagaaaattcatcaaTAAGCAGCAACAGCAAATGATTTATGCTGGAAACCAAAATTAGCTCTTGGATCTGGCTGTATTTCACAAGTGATTTATGTTATAAGTACAACCATatgattaaattataaaatattctccCACTAGTTCATGCTGGGTTTGGCTGTGTTTCCTAGTGTAGTCTCTCGTcttaagtgatcctcctgcctctccctttcaAGGAGGTCAAATTGATGTACGCAGTCAGCAAGTGAAATTTTTCAAAAGCCCCAAAGAGAATCTCTTTGAGGACAAATTGTTTTTCACTGAGAATAAACGAGATAAGGTCATTTTAAAACACTCAATAGATTGACTGGTCACAGTGGTGCTCTCTTTTATTCCCAGCAGTCCataagcagaggc from Peromyscus maniculatus bairdii isolate BWxNUB_F1_BW_parent chromosome 18, HU_Pman_BW_mat_3.1, whole genome shotgun sequence carries:
- the LOC102923051 gene encoding lysozyme C-1-like, which gives rise to MKALLSLGFLLLSVNVQAKVFERCEIAKVMKTQGLDGFAGISLAHWVCMAQHESHLNTLLTKNFGGRDTVYGIFQFSSKFACDDGKMPKMRNQCGIPCSALLLDDITQAIQCAKTVVKSPENMKIWSAWTRHCQNKDVSEYIKNCGV